The nucleotide window ATTACCTCAATCATTGATAAACGAGAAAGTACAAAGCGCATAAAATCAGTAAGCATTAGGAGGCTTGCAATTAAGGCATAACGACGATTATCAGATATTTTTCTGGCAAAAAGATAAACCATTGGCACAGTCAACACTCCAAATAGAAAAGGCATTAATCGCCAACCAAATGGAGTAGTACCAAGTATCATAATGCCTATTGCAATAATCAATATACCCAGTTGAGGATGAACCGTCACATATGGACTCAAATGATGGAGATACTGATATGCACTAGTAGCATAAAAAATTTCATCAAAAATAGTACTACTATACCAAGTATTATCAAAACTATTTGGTTTATTCTCGCTGATTAAATCATTATATATAACATTTTGAGAAGCGACTTTAATCCTATCTTTACCAATATAATTTTGCTGCCCATCAAAAATTGCTATTTGATTAATTTCAATCGGTAATCCAAGCGCCTGAAAGACTATTTTTTTGGACTGAAGGTTATTTATCTCAATATGATTCCAGCGAAAGTGCGGAGGAAAACCAGCATCAAAAGCTGGATTATTAAGAATGCTTATATTACCATTTTGATCTTCAGACTTTACTATTAATTTACCACTAGCAAGCCCTGTATAGTAGTATAATTTACTAATCTCTATCTGGCTCTCAAAACTTACCGTTAATACTTTATCCAATTCAGTTGCCTGCCAAATAGCATTTTTATGATTATTTTCCCCCAATCTATAACCATTAATAGTCATGGAGAGCACAAATAAACCTGCAGCAATCAACCAGTCTCTCGAATTTAAACTATTTAGATTAGCTAACTTTTGAGATTTATAGCATACTAATATCAATGATATCAGCACCAGTGAAACCAAAAATAAAACGGGAAAGAGCATATTTCATATCCTGCATAAAGCTTTTAAATAAAATAGCCTTAATTCCACTTTACTTAAAATCTCTACCTGTATAAAAAAAAGAGGTTCTTTCGAACCTCTTTTTACTCACAATACTAAATTGTAAATTATGGCATAACAACTAGATTACCTGTTGCTGAAACAGCAGAAGTGCTAGTTGCACCAAACGCTGTATAAGAAGCAGGAGTCCAGCTTGTACCAGCAGTGCTATAATAAACATTATTATTTGCTACTGTAGATACCCACACCAAGCCATCCCACACTAGGTTAGTGCCAGCAAAAGCTGTTGGTGCATTCGCAGAGCTAATATAATTAGCAAATGTAACAGTAGCAGGAGTCCAAGTACCAGTCAATGAACTTGAAGTATACAATACATTTGTAGCAGAAACTTCAGCAAACGTAGAACCATTGTACGCAACATTATTAGTATTAAAGTTGGTTGGCAATGCATTTGCAGTAGTAGTCCAGCTAGTTCCATTCCATGTTGAAACAGAAGTAGAACCCGTACTAAACATATAAGTAGTACTTTCAAACTGATAAACTGAACCAATTCCAGGCTGTGATACAGGCTGAGCAACTTGCTGCCATGTCGCAGTAGTCAAAGGAGTAGCAGTTGAATACCATCCATTTGCCGCATTAAACCAGAATTTACCATTAGAGAAGTAAACTGCTGTAATATTACCAGTTCCTAGTGAAGCAGCAGTAACTTGCGTCCATGAAGTACCATTATTTGTCGATACAAATATAGTATTACCTGCAGCACCAGCGTTAGCAACAACTACATATGTGTTATTACCAAATACGAACTGATTACCACCAGCAGCTACAGTTACACGAGCAGGATTAGTTGTATTACCAGTAACTTTAGTATCAAATAGCGTAGTTAATGTAGTAAACCCAGTAGCATTACCAGATACAGTAGCACCGCCAGTTGTAACACCCATAAAGCTATTAGCAGCAGTCGAACCAGCAACCCCAGCAATAGCACCATAAGTAGCATTACCAGAAACTAGTGCAGACTCAACAGAAGCAACATAACTAGTAAGAACACCATTAGAGGCAATACCTAACAATAAACCAGAACCCTGAGTACCAAGAATTGTGTAAGCAGCAGGCGCAGTAGACATATTAACCACAGTAGCAGCAGGCGCACCTGTTGTAGTAGGAATAGCTTCAACAGTAGTTGCACCACCAGCAGCACTTACAAAACCATATAGACTAGAACCCGCAGCTACGATTCTCGTAGGAGCGATACCTGTTGCATTAGTAACTGACGCAACAGATGCAATATTATAGAAACCTGTACCAGAAGCAACTGCGGATGCCTGATAACCCGTAACAGCATTACCACTAGTAACCACATATAAAGTAGAACCAACTACCGCAAGAGACTGGCTATTAGTATTAGGAGCAATTGCAACCTGGGTAGTAGCATTGTGCGTAGGTAATAGGGTAGATAGGCTAGGACCAGAATATAATGCACCATTAACGTTGGCAAAATAGTAACCATTTACGAACTTAACATCCAAAACTGCCGCGCCACTATTATAAGAAGCGGCACCAGTTCCAGCACTATTAGAAACTTGAGCCCATGCACTTCCATTAGTAGAATACCAAATTCCACCAGTCGTAGTAGTTAATACATACTGTGAACCAGCATAAACAATATTTTGTACTTGAGCTGTAGTAGGAGCAGTACCAGCAGTACCATTCCACGCTGTCCAAGTAGGAGATGAAATAATGGTAGATGCACCATTAGCAATGCTTACAAAACCAAGAGCTGTTGCACCAATATTACCCATTATTACAGGAATAACATAGCTTGAACCAGCATTTGTAGCAATAATTGCATTACCAGCAGCAGCATTACCACCAAAACCAACAAAACCAGTTGGAGTATTAGCAGTTGTTGCACCAGCACGAGTAGCTAAAGTAGCCAAAGTAACCGGATTCCAAGATGTATTTCCAGCTTGACCAAATGCAATTGTCGTAGAAGCTTGGCTAACAGCAATACTTTCCGCTACACCATCAACAGTAGTAACACCAGAGCGATATTGTGCCCAAGTACCAGTAGAAGCCGCACCAGACAAATAAGCAGTAGCAGGAGCCGTCGTAGCAAATGTACTAACCATGTTCTCACCAGGGACTGGCGTAGGCGTAGGCGTAGGCGTAGGCGTAGGTACAGGAGTTGGTGTAGGAGTTGGTGTAGGAGTCGGAGATGGACTCGGACTTGAACCAGAGTTACAAGCTGCCAAAACCGCTGCAGAGCTTAGGGCAACCAATAACAAATTGATATTTGATTTCTTCATATAAGGATCCTTAAAAAAACAGAAATATAAATTTAGTTTTAAGGTTAATTAAAAAATATGCACATGCAAACGCATAGCATACGGACAACGGGCGGAATGTTACCACAATTAAAAATTAGATGCAACATTTTATAAAGGATACGTATATCTCCAGTTTATAAGTTTCCGCAGACTAACCAAGATTTTAACGTATCCAACGCTGATTAGTCAATAAATTTCAATAAAAACATCCCTAACAGCGTAAAATAAACTGTAATTTTGTAGTAAAAACCACACAAAATCAACGCCCAAGACTCCAATGTAAGAAAGACTGAATCATGATTTGATTTGGCGAACACTGCAAGGGATCACGCCAGTGTTTCATTCGCGTACCCAAGAAAACCGCTGCGTCGCCAGGCTTGATATCTACAGCCTTCACCTTGCCCGGCTCTAATTCTACATATATCGGCCATGGATTATCCAGATTACTAAAAGTACATAATGACATTGTCAAGTCAAGACCTGGGCGATCCACATGCGGATTAAGTTCTGCTCCATTTAAATACACCCGCGAGTATGTATTTGCCTCCTTGATAAAACGCATTTTAAGTGCCTTTATAACCTGCGGCGTAAACTCAGTATATAAAGCATCAACTTCAGGAATGCTTGAAGCACCAAACGAGTTTTTATAATGCGGATCGTTTCCCTCATAATTTAAACGCTTTTGATTATACATATTAACCATAATTTGATTTATTTCATCACATTTCTCAGGTGTAATTATTTGCTTAAAATAATGGAAAAACATATTAAAACCCTTATTAACATTGAGTATATTCCATTATTATATGCTTTTTCTATTCACTTTACCTACATTAATTTATACATATGTCTCAATATACTGACCAAAGCATTAACGCGTAAAACCAGAACCGAATTATTCTTCACAAGCGCAGTCAAAATGAAGTATGCGATAATATCTGCCTGATATTATTTATTCTTAGGGGTTTATATGAAAAAATATATGTGTCTTATTTGTGGTTTTATTTATGATGAAGAAATTGGTATGCCTGAGGATGGCATCACTCCAGGGACAAAATGGGCTGATGTACCGATGAACTGGAGCTGTCCAGACTGCCAAGCACGCAAAGAAGACTTCGAAATGGTGGAATTTTAATCAACGCTAAGGAAACCGACATGACCCAATTTATACCATTTAATTCGATAGATAGCGCTTATCTTGAAACCAAGCTGGAGCAGGAATTAGCCAACACACAAGCAACCATTCAGAAACTTGAACAAGAGTCAATAAGCTCATGGGATATGATTATTAGCCCATTACAGCATAGTCTTTATCACTTAAATCAGGTATGGGGGATAGTCGGACATTTACAGGGAGTAAAAGACTCACCTGAATTACGTGATTTACACGAAAAATATCTACCGATTTTGACTGAATTATACGTAAATTTGGGACAAAATCAGTATCTGTATAAACATATACAAAAGATTAAAGATAGCGAATTTAGCAGCTTAGATTCTGAACAGCAAAAGGTCATCGATAATGAACTGCGCGATTTTCGCCTAAGTGGGATTACCCTTCCAGAAGATAAGCAACGCAAATTTAAACAAATCCAGAATCAGTTATCTGAATTAAGCACCAAGTTTGAGCATAATGTACTTGATTCTACTGATAGCTACGCTAAATACGTAACAAAAGAGGATCTAGCTGGCGTGCCAGAAGATAGCCTTGCACTTTATCAAGTCCTTGCTGCACAAGATGGAAAAGAAGGCTATAAAATATCTTTACATATGCCAAGCTACCTACCCGTGATGCAATTTGCGAGTAATCGTAAACTGCGTGAGGAACTTTATCAAGCTTATTCGACACGTGCCAGTGAATTAAGTAACGATGGTAAATTTGATAATAGCAATCTAATTCGTGAGATTTTACGCCTACGCCAGCAAAAGGCTGAACTACTCGATTTCGCTAATTATGCAGAGCTGTCACTTTATAATAAAATGGCTGAAACACCGAAACAGGTATTGGATTTTCTCTATTCGCTAGCCGATAAATCGCGCCCATATGCAGAAAATGACTGGCAGCAATTACAACAGTTTGCCCGTGATACGGATGGAATTGAGAAGCTTGAAGCTTGGGATGTTGCCTACTACAGCGAAAAATTACAGCTCCATAAATATAGTTACTCAAGTAATGAATTAAAGCAATATTTCCAATTACCGCGAGTTTTTGATGGCTTATTTGCCCTAATTCATCAGCTATATAATATTGAATTCAGACCAAATCAAAATATTCCGGTATGGCATCCTGATGTAACTACTTACGATGTCATACTTAATGGTGAGATAACCGGGCATATTTACTTTGATCTTTATGCACGAGAGGGCAAACAGCCCGGAGCATGGATGAATTCAGCGCAGGATAGGTCAGTTACTAGTGGGGAAGTAAGATTACCAATTGCCTATATAATTTGTAATTTCACCAAACCAGTCGGTGAGAAACCAAGCCTATTGACTTTTGATGATGTACAAACGTTATTTCATGAAATGGGGCATGGTTTACATCATTTATTAACCGTGATTAATAATTCAAGCATATCCGGTATTAATGGTGTGGAATGGGATGCAGTTGAATTACCATCTCAATTTATGGAATATTTTGCTTGGGATTATTCGATACTTGCTAAATTAACAGCGCATATTGAGAGTGGACAAGTTTTACCGCGTGAACTTTTTGATAAGGTACTCGCTTCGCGCTACTATCAATCTGGGATGCAGACACTGCGCCAACTTGAGTTTGCAATTTTTGACCTATTACTGCATAGCGATTTTAATTATACAGAAGGAAATTATCTTGAGTTACTTGCTAAACTACGCCGTGAGATTGCTGTAGTTATACCACCAAGCTATAATCGCTTTCCCAATAGTTTTGCTCATATCTTTGCAGGTGGCTACGCTGCTGGTTATTATAGCTATAAGTGGGCAGAAGTGCTTGCCTGTGATGTATTTAGTGTTTTCGATGGCATCAATGGAGATGAATTGACTAAACTTGGTGATAAGTTTAGAACGTTGATTCTAAGTCAGGGTGGCGTTCGTCCAATGATGGAAAATTTCAAAGCCATGATGGGACGTGAACCACAGATTGATGCATTATTAAAATACTCTGGCATGAATTAATTATCTCGGATGGGTTTATGCAAAAATTGACACCAGCAGAAAAGAAAAACTATCTGGAACAAGTCGTGATTCCAGGGTTCTTGCCGCTTGTGGATAAGCCATTATATTCATTCATTTGTGATGATGAGTATAAACTTGTAATCTGTACCAATATGAACGCACACTCCTTGGACTATGGAAACTGGCAGGAAATGATTGGACTAAGCTATAAAGACCCTTCCGAAGATTTAATTAAAAAAATCTTTAAAGATAAATATGATAGTAGTTATCGGGAAGAAATCGATAAATATATCCAAACCATTCTTGAAGCTCAGGAATTTGTCCTAAACACAGGACAAGTTAGTAGCATGTTTGATTTACTGCCCTATAATGGGACATTTAAATCATATCTCGTATTGTACACCCCTATTTTCCATCCAAACGGCGAAGTAATTGCGCTACAAAGCTTCTCCCATGAGTCTAAATTCTTTGGTTTCAAAGAACACTTTCTCCAACTAACTGAACATACAGTAGATAAATCGTATTCATTAAAATCAAATCTTACTAAGCGTGAAGAAGAGGTTATATTTCTACTCGCCAATGGACTAACACAAGAGCAAATCTCAAAGACACTAAACCTTAGTCGAAGTACAATTGCTAATCTGATTGCCAATCAACTAAGCGAGAAGTTTAATATCTCGGGGGCAAACACACATCTACTTACCCAAATTGCTGTTGAATCTGGTCTTTTCCAACAAATTCCTGAATCACTGTATCGTCCATTTGTTGTATCCTTACGTCCAGATGAAGTATTGGATATCAACGAAGATTAAGTATCCAATAATAAACCGAATACTTTTCTATGCAACTATCCTTTGTTACTAAACTTCCAGCATCAAGTTTTTTATCCATGCGATAATATTTGCCTGAATTTTTGTTAAGGATAAATCATGGATAGCTTACAACAAATAATTGAATCTGCATTCGGAAAATTACCAGAATTAGATACTCAAGATAAACAGTTACATACAGCCGTTAATCAGGCATTGGATTTACTTGATAATGGCAAAGCACGGGTTGCCGAGAAAATTAATGGGGAATGGATCGTTCATCAATGGTTAAAAAAAGCAGTACTGTTATCGTTCCGTTTGAATGGTAATCAAGTACTAGATGCTGGTTTTACGAAGTTTTATGATAAAGTTCCATTAAAGTTTGATAGCTACAGTGTGGATGACTTCACTAATGGTGGATTCCGTGTAGTTCCAAGTGCGATTGTCAGAAAAGGTTCATTTATCGGTAAAAATGCGGTATTAATGCCTAGTTATGTAAATATTGGTGCTTATGTTGGTGAAGGAACAATGGTCGATACTTGGGCTACCGTTGGTTCATGCGCTCAGATCGGAAGTAATGTACACTTGTCTGGTGGGGTTGGAATCGGTGGCGTACTTGAACCATTACAGGCAAATCCGACAATTATCGAAGATAACTGCTTTATTGGTGCACGCTCAGAGGTTGTCGAAGGTGTTATTGTCGAAGAAGGTAGCGTTCTTAGTATGGGAGTATTTATCGGTCAATCTACGCGAATTTTTGATCGAACAACTGGAGAAATTCATTATGGGCGAGTACCAGC belongs to Aquella oligotrophica and includes:
- a CDS encoding M3 family metallopeptidase, which translates into the protein MTQFIPFNSIDSAYLETKLEQELANTQATIQKLEQESISSWDMIISPLQHSLYHLNQVWGIVGHLQGVKDSPELRDLHEKYLPILTELYVNLGQNQYLYKHIQKIKDSEFSSLDSEQQKVIDNELRDFRLSGITLPEDKQRKFKQIQNQLSELSTKFEHNVLDSTDSYAKYVTKEDLAGVPEDSLALYQVLAAQDGKEGYKISLHMPSYLPVMQFASNRKLREELYQAYSTRASELSNDGKFDNSNLIREILRLRQQKAELLDFANYAELSLYNKMAETPKQVLDFLYSLADKSRPYAENDWQQLQQFARDTDGIEKLEAWDVAYYSEKLQLHKYSYSSNELKQYFQLPRVFDGLFALIHQLYNIEFRPNQNIPVWHPDVTTYDVILNGEITGHIYFDLYAREGKQPGAWMNSAQDRSVTSGEVRLPIAYIICNFTKPVGEKPSLLTFDDVQTLFHEMGHGLHHLLTVINNSSISGINGVEWDAVELPSQFMEYFAWDYSILAKLTAHIESGQVLPRELFDKVLASRYYQSGMQTLRQLEFAIFDLLLHSDFNYTEGNYLELLAKLRREIAVVIPPSYNRFPNSFAHIFAGGYAAGYYSYKWAEVLACDVFSVFDGINGDELTKLGDKFRTLILSQGGVRPMMENFKAMMGREPQIDALLKYSGMN
- a CDS encoding LuxR C-terminal-related transcriptional regulator — protein: MQKLTPAEKKNYLEQVVIPGFLPLVDKPLYSFICDDEYKLVICTNMNAHSLDYGNWQEMIGLSYKDPSEDLIKKIFKDKYDSSYREEIDKYIQTILEAQEFVLNTGQVSSMFDLLPYNGTFKSYLVLYTPIFHPNGEVIALQSFSHESKFFGFKEHFLQLTEHTVDKSYSLKSNLTKREEEVIFLLANGLTQEQISKTLNLSRSTIANLIANQLSEKFNISGANTHLLTQIAVESGLFQQIPESLYRPFVVSLRPDEVLDINED
- the dapD gene encoding 2,3,4,5-tetrahydropyridine-2,6-dicarboxylate N-succinyltransferase; its protein translation is MDSLQQIIESAFGKLPELDTQDKQLHTAVNQALDLLDNGKARVAEKINGEWIVHQWLKKAVLLSFRLNGNQVLDAGFTKFYDKVPLKFDSYSVDDFTNGGFRVVPSAIVRKGSFIGKNAVLMPSYVNIGAYVGEGTMVDTWATVGSCAQIGSNVHLSGGVGIGGVLEPLQANPTIIEDNCFIGARSEVVEGVIVEEGSVLSMGVFIGQSTRIFDRTTGEIHYGRVPAYSVVVPGNLPASDGSHSTYAAIIVKRVDAKTRSKTSINELLRA
- a CDS encoding beta strand repeat-containing protein, whose amino-acid sequence is MKKSNINLLLVALSSAAVLAACNSGSSPSPSPTPTPTPTPTPVPTPTPTPTPTPVPGENMVSTFATTAPATAYLSGAASTGTWAQYRSGVTTVDGVAESIAVSQASTTIAFGQAGNTSWNPVTLATLATRAGATTANTPTGFVGFGGNAAAGNAIIATNAGSSYVIPVIMGNIGATALGFVSIANGASTIISSPTWTAWNGTAGTAPTTAQVQNIVYAGSQYVLTTTTGGIWYSTNGSAWAQVSNSAGTGAASYNSGAAVLDVKFVNGYYFANVNGALYSGPSLSTLLPTHNATTQVAIAPNTNSQSLAVVGSTLYVVTSGNAVTGYQASAVASGTGFYNIASVASVTNATGIAPTRIVAAGSSLYGFVSAAGGATTVEAIPTTTGAPAATVVNMSTAPAAYTILGTQGSGLLLGIASNGVLTSYVASVESALVSGNATYGAIAGVAGSTAANSFMGVTTGGATVSGNATGFTTLTTLFDTKVTGNTTNPARVTVAAGGNQFVFGNNTYVVVANAGAAGNTIFVSTNNGTSWTQVTAASLGTGNITAVYFSNGKFWFNAANGWYSTATPLTTATWQQVAQPVSQPGIGSVYQFESTTYMFSTGSTSVSTWNGTSWTTTANALPTNFNTNNVAYNGSTFAEVSATNVLYTSSSLTGTWTPATVTFANYISSANAPTAFAGTNLVWDGLVWVSTVANNNVYYSTAGTSWTPASYTAFGATSTSAVSATGNLVVMP
- a CDS encoding rubredoxin → MKKYMCLICGFIYDEEIGMPEDGITPGTKWADVPMNWSCPDCQARKEDFEMVEF
- a CDS encoding phospholipid carrier-dependent glycosyltransferase codes for the protein MLFPVLFLVSLVLISLILVCYKSQKLANLNSLNSRDWLIAAGLFVLSMTINGYRLGENNHKNAIWQATELDKVLTVSFESQIEISKLYYYTGLASGKLIVKSEDQNGNISILNNPAFDAGFPPHFRWNHIEINNLQSKKIVFQALGLPIEINQIAIFDGQQNYIGKDRIKVASQNVIYNDLISENKPNSFDNTWYSSTIFDEIFYATSAYQYLHHLSPYVTVHPQLGILIIAIGIMILGTTPFGWRLMPFLFGVLTVPMVYLFARKISDNRRYALIASLLMLTDFMRFVLSRLSMIEVISGFFILLVYYLLYSYHYERLADTQSKAYQKILLLLGIALGAAIAVKWNGFYLLVPTLLVYLYTEYKAKQNAWLIIVCYLWFLIIIPLTVYCLSYIPYARIEGADNLFDFIWQCQINIYDYQVHGLHNATHPYASKWYGWPLDKLPISVYFWQANNDPTQTSSIVLMGNPIIYWVSIQTVLFFCYLWYKDEKNFKLWFLLLALLAQYLPYALVERISFIYYFYSCTPILILMLAYILEMAISSKDKSYRNTAILYLLAVVIAFIMYYPVLTGNIIPRSYTVKYLWWQHGWDF